The following nucleotide sequence is from Corylus avellana chromosome ca7, CavTom2PMs-1.0.
TAGCTCAAAGCAAAAGCTGTGTCATTGGATGCCGGCAACAGGGGAAGGGTGGGGAGGACGGTGTTTGGAACGCCTTTGTATTGGAATATTGCGGTGGCAGTTTTATTGTCTATGGCAAGTGGAGCATCCATGAAAGGCCTGGTGGCCATGAAGTATCTGCTAGGGACTTGGTTAGCTTGGACCAAGACGTTTGTGGTTTGGCCAGGTGCAATAAGTATAGCCTGAGTGGTGAATGGCTTTGTGTAAACTGCATCAACCTCCACTACTGTCATGCTGTGACCAGCAATAGCAAAGAAAAGCTCATCGTTGAGGGCAGCGTTGACGATCCTTAGGAGATACGTTTTGCCTAGTTCAACCTCCATCACAAAAGTATCTGCGacaagtaattaaaaaaaaatgaaggattCGAAGTAAAGctaaacatgtaaaatatttaattaatacgaTTCGTATTTACGTTTTTCAGAGCATGGAAAAAGTGGCCCCGGCTTTCCGTTGATTGTGTGCGCATCAGACATATTCGGCGGCAAGCCCATTTTGGCCCCTTTCTTCTCAACCTCTTCCACATCCGCATGCCACCATTCTCCTGCAAAACAATAAGAATTACAGAAATAAATCTCCCGTGGTTTTTTAGAATCGAATTCCTCATAATTGGATTGCTAGCAATTTGGACAGTGAATGTAAAAGAATATTTATAACAACCCAAAAATTTGCTTGGACTAGTGGCCTTATATTTGCTCTCACATTTGCTTCGAAATTGTTAGAAGTCCAAATAGCAAAATTGCTAGAATCTTTATCGGGCTTTTTTGTTCCTTTACATAGAAGCTGAGTCTTAATTAGTTGAAACTCACCGAACACAATTTCAAATTCTTGGTGCGGCTGTGGGAAAGGAAATGGGGTGCCAGGCTTTGGCATGATAACAAATGCACCGTAGACTGTAGCCCTCAGCCAAAGAATATGTGCATGCCACCACAATGTTCCCCTTTGTCCTGTTACATTGAAGTCATAACTGTAGCTGCTCCCGGTCTGGATTGGGCACTGTGTAACGTAAGCTGGTCCATCAGCCCAACCATTTCTATATTGCTTCAATCCATGCCTGCAAAAATCTCCAAACAAGccattaataaattataaaataaataaataaataaaataaaaaaaggtgggAAAATCCCAGTTTAATTTGTATGATCAGCAATTATATCGTACGTACCAGTGAATTGACATGTTATATTGCGCATGGTTTGTTACGTTGATGATAACTCTATCTCCCTCTCTAGCATATATTGTAGGCCCTGGATATCTCCCATTAACGGTAACAATAGGCTTTGCATGGCACAATCTGCTCACGTTCTTCACTtgaatctgaaaaaaaaaatggaaatgaattgaagaaACCCGTCATCAACAGAGCAGATAGCTAAACTTTGTGCATGTGATGATATAATACAACAAACGCACATCAAATTGGTACTTCTTTATGGCTGCTTCAGCTGGGAAAGAGAATAAGCCAAGAAatccaaagaaaaga
It contains:
- the LOC132187270 gene encoding laccase-11; this encodes MARVFSGVAFLFFGFLGLFSFPAEAAIKKYQFDIQVKNVSRLCHAKPIVTVNGRYPGPTIYAREGDRVIINVTNHAQYNMSIHWHGLKQYRNGWADGPAYVTQCPIQTGSSYSYDFNVTGQRGTLWWHAHILWLRATVYGAFVIMPKPGTPFPFPQPHQEFEIVFGEWWHADVEEVEKKGAKMGLPPNMSDAHTINGKPGPLFPCSEKHTFVMEVELGKTYLLRIVNAALNDELFFAIAGHSMTVVEVDAVYTKPFTTQAILIAPGQTTNVLVQANQVPSRYFMATRPFMDAPLAIDNKTATAIFQYKGVPNTVLPTLPLLPASNDTAFALSYNEKIKSLNSAQYPANVPLKVDRNLFYTVGFGKNSCPTCVNGTKFLASLNNISFVMPQTALLQAHYFNIKGVFRTDFPDKPLTPFNYTGAPLTANLETATGTRIGKIAFNSTVELVLQDTNLLTVESHPFHLHGYNFFVVGTGIGNFDPAKDPAKYNLVDPIERNTVGVPTGGWTAIRFRADNPGVWFMHCHLELHTGWGLKTAFLVEDGAGPDQSVLPPPKDLPPC